AAATGGTGATATTGTTTATGTAGCAGCTTACGGCCCGGTTTGGAACAGCGGTGGCGAACGTGGTATTTACAAAACAACTGATGGCGGTAAAACATGGAAACAGGTGTTGAATGTAAGTGAGCATACAGGCTTTAATGAAGTGATGGTTGATCCACGTCATCCAAACATTGTTTATGCTGCAGCGCATCAACGTCAGCGGAAAGTGTTTACCTATATTGGTGGCGGTCCTGAATCTGCATTGTACAAAAGTGTTGATGGCGGCGCAACCTGGAACAAGATGATGAATGGATTACCCGGCGGTGAACTTGGAAGAATCGGTTTGAATTATTCACCTGTTAATCCTGATGTATTGTATTGTGTTGTGGAAGCTACAGAAGGAAAAGGTGGCGTGTTTAAAAGTACTGATCGTGGTGCAAGCTGGGAAAAACAAAGCAGCTATTCAACTTCGGGCAACTATTATCAGAAAATATATTGCGATCCCAAAGACATCAACAAAGTATTTGTCATCAACGTTTACTTCGGAGTAAGTAAAGACGGCGGAAAGAATTTTTCAATCCTCGGTGAAAAGAATAAACACATTGACAACCATGTGATCTGGATCAATCCAAAAAACACAGAACATTATTTGGTTGGTTGCGATGGTGGTGTGTATGAAAGTTTTGATAGTGGTGAGAACTGGAATTTTAAAGCCAATCTTCCGGTAACACAGTTTTACAAAGTAGCAACTGATAATGCATTTCCGTTTTATCATATTCACGGTGGCACACAGGATAACTTTAGTTTGGGTGGACCATCACGCACTTTAAGTGCTAATGGTATTTTTAATTCTGATTGGTATTTTACAAGTCTTGGTGATGGCTACGAATCACAGATCGATCAAAGCAATCCTGATATTGTTTACTCACAAGCGCAGTATGGTGCATTAACACGGTACGATAAAAAGAGTGGTGAATATTTGTTTATTCAGCCACAGGAACCGGAAGGTGAAGCTTATCGCTGGAATTGGGATGCACCGCTCGTAATTTCAAAATATGATAACAAACGTCTTTATCATGGAGCTAATAAAGTTTTCAGAACAGATGACCGTGGCAGTACATGGAAAGTGATCAGTCCTGATTTAACAAGACAGATCGATCGTAACAAATTGTCGGTGATGGGTAAAGTGTGGAGCATGGATGCCGTTGCAAAAAATGGTTCAACAGATATTTATGGCAATATCACTACCATTGCCGAATCAAAATTTGATGAGAATACGATCTATGTTGGTACTGATGATGGTTTGATACAGGTTACAACTGATGGCGGCAACAACTGGATGAAGGTTGATAATATTGCCGGTGTGCCTGAACGTACGTATGTGAATCACATCATCACTTCGCAGCACGATAAGAATGTGGCGTATGTCACCTTCAATCATCATCGTTATGGCGATTTTCATCCGTATGTTTATAAAACAAGTGATGGCGGTAAAACATGGAAAGCCATTACCAATAATTTACCGGAGAGAGGAACATCTTATACCATTGCTGAAGATCATGTAAACAAAGACTTACTGTTTGTAGGTACTGAGTTTGGTTTGTTTGTAAGTATTGATGGTGGCGCCAAATGGGTGCAGATGAAAGCAGGTTTACCAACCATTGCGGTGAAGGATCTGGAAATTCAAAAGAGAGAGAACGATCTCATTCTTGCAACTTTCGGTCGTGGGTTTTATGTGCTGGATGATTATACACCGTTACGCCATTTGAAAAAAGAAGACCTCGATAAACAGGCAGTGATCTTTCCTGTAAAAGATGCGTGGATGTTTATCCAATCGCAACCATTGGGTGTAAGAGGCAAAGGTTTCCAGGGCGAAAGTTTCTTTACCACACCTAATCCTAAAGTTGGTGCAGTGTTTACGTATTATCTGAAAGATGATATTAAAACGATCAAAGAAAAACGCAGAGCAGCTGAAGCAGAAAAGATAAAGAAAGGTGAAGCTCCAACATATCCATCGCCTGATTCACTTCGTTTGGAAGATGAACAGCCTGCGCCGCATTTGTTATTTACTGTTACCGATGAAGCAGGTAATGTTGTCCGTAGATTAAAAGCGCCAGCGAAAAAAGGATTGAAACGTATTGTATGGGATTTCCGTACTTCTCCGTTTGGCCCGATCGACTTTACACCGTTTGATGAATCATTTGCATTCAGTTCGCCTGACCAAGGATATTTTGCTTTGCCCGGTACCTATAAAGTTTCACTCAGCAAATTTGAAGATGGTGTGTATACCGAGTTAGCGTCGGCACAAACATTCAAGGCAATGACCTTGAACACAGCTACACTTCCTGCAACTGATAAAAAAGCATTGGATGATTTCAGTAAAAAAATTGCTGAGCTGAGTCGTGTTGTTGCTGCAACTGATCAATACCGTGGTGAGTTGGTGAATAAAGTGCGATACCTGAAACAAGCAATCATTGAAACACCTAAGCAATCACTCGACCTCTCAAAAGCATTACAGGATGTTGAAAAGCGATTGAATGCTGTGAACCGCCAACTGAATGGCGATGCATCAGTAGCCAGAAGAGAGTTTGAAACAACACCATCTATCAACGGACGTATTGGTTATGTTATTGGCTCGTTGTGGAATACAACTGCTGCACCAACACAAACGCAACTCAACTCTTATCAAATTGCTGCGAAGCAATTCACACCTGTTTACAATGAGATCAAAGCAATTGCAACAGAAGTAAAACGATTGGAAGATATTTTAGAAAAGAATGGTGCGCCTTATACACCGGGAAGAATGCCTGAGTGGAAAGGGTTGTGATAGATTCGCAGATGACACAGATTTTACAGATAAGCACAGATTAATACACATTACAGAGCCTCCATTCAAAGGAGGTTTTTGTAATTAAAAACAGTACGGCATTATCTTCATCAATTTTATTATGATGCAAAGTGGTAGAAAGAATATCAAAAACTTTTCCCTCATTGGGAAATGGAAGAATGTCACAAAGTCAAATGACAAATCATCGTTTGAGTTATTTTTTTATGACAATAAAAAAGTTGTTATTAGACTAACACCCGGCAATGAATTTCTGTACAATTATTCCATTGAAAACAAGGTTGATTATTCTATCCTTCGTTTTGAAAATGAAGTAACCGGCGAAATTGGATTGTTGGTCATTCTATTTAAAATGGAAGATACAAACACCTTAAAAGTACAAGTAATAGATAAAAACGATATTCCTGAATGGGACAATAACGCCTCGGAAATAAATATTGGGTTCTTAAAAAGAAGAAAAGATTAAACTCCTGTTTCTTAAAATAAAATCATTGCCAATCTTTTCAATCCGTGTCATCTGTGAATCTATCATCTACATCAATATCCCTTTCACCGGTTCAATACGTGCAGGTAATTCTTTTTCGCCCAGCATTTCACGAAGTTCAATTTCAATATTTCGGCAAATAGCTGTCATTGGAATATCATTGATCCCATTATCGAATGGATTTTCACTTGCATCACCTATCTGCTCCATCACAGCAAACACCCAAGCGATCAACATAGTGAAAGGAATAACCATCCAGTTAATGTCGGCATTCAGTTTTGCCAGTTCACCAATCAGTGAAAAAGGAAGCAGTGTAATGAAGATGAATACAAACACTGTACTGAAACTTGCATACTGTCGGGGGAAAGGGAAACTTTTGATACGCTCCGATGCGCCTTGTTGATTGTAAAATTCAAAAACCAGTTTTCCCATATCGCTGTGTTCAAACTCATCGAGCCATCCTTTATTTTTAAGGTGGATCAATTCTTCGTTCTGGCGTTTCATTAATGCAGATGCAACATTTGGTTTACGTTCCAATTCTTTTATTTCAGTTGCATTTAAAAACTTTGTCATCACTTCGGCGGCCTGGTCTTCAAATTTCTCATCACCAAATACATCCCGTACAACCTGCAGCTTGGGAGAAGACACATACCATGATTCATGAAAAACTGGTTTACGACGCAATTGCAAACGAAGCATATTCAACCAGGCAATATGCCTGTACATTAATTCTTTTTTCACAGCAGTTGCTTCTTCGGGTGAATCAGCTCTTGAAGCAACTACGTCTGCTACCATTGCACCCCACATGCGGCTTGCATTGGTAATACTTCCCCAAATCCTTCTTGCCTCCCACAAACGATCATAGGCAGAGTTATTTTTAAAGCCAACATAAAATGCAACAGCAGTACCAATGGTTGCTACAGGTAAAAACGGAATGGCAATTGATTTAATGCCTAAAAAATCATGCGCAACAAATACAAGTCCACTGATCACAAAACACACTGCCTGTA
The DNA window shown above is from Lacibacter sp. H375 and carries:
- a CDS encoding VPS10 domain-containing protein, with the protein product MRKRKLLSSLLLLTICIAVTAQKKATTPAKEEPKDVFNSGLLSGLQFRSVGPAITSGRIADIAVNPKNHSEYYVAAAAGGVWKTTNAGVTYTPIFDGEGSFAIGCLAIDPTNTNVVWVGSGENNNQRVVGYGDGLYKSEDGGKSFKNVGLKNSEHIGRIAIDPTNGDIVYVAAYGPVWNSGGERGIYKTTDGGKTWKQVLNVSEHTGFNEVMVDPRHPNIVYAAAHQRQRKVFTYIGGGPESALYKSVDGGATWNKMMNGLPGGELGRIGLNYSPVNPDVLYCVVEATEGKGGVFKSTDRGASWEKQSSYSTSGNYYQKIYCDPKDINKVFVINVYFGVSKDGGKNFSILGEKNKHIDNHVIWINPKNTEHYLVGCDGGVYESFDSGENWNFKANLPVTQFYKVATDNAFPFYHIHGGTQDNFSLGGPSRTLSANGIFNSDWYFTSLGDGYESQIDQSNPDIVYSQAQYGALTRYDKKSGEYLFIQPQEPEGEAYRWNWDAPLVISKYDNKRLYHGANKVFRTDDRGSTWKVISPDLTRQIDRNKLSVMGKVWSMDAVAKNGSTDIYGNITTIAESKFDENTIYVGTDDGLIQVTTDGGNNWMKVDNIAGVPERTYVNHIITSQHDKNVAYVTFNHHRYGDFHPYVYKTSDGGKTWKAITNNLPERGTSYTIAEDHVNKDLLFVGTEFGLFVSIDGGAKWVQMKAGLPTIAVKDLEIQKRENDLILATFGRGFYVLDDYTPLRHLKKEDLDKQAVIFPVKDAWMFIQSQPLGVRGKGFQGESFFTTPNPKVGAVFTYYLKDDIKTIKEKRRAAEAEKIKKGEAPTYPSPDSLRLEDEQPAPHLLFTVTDEAGNVVRRLKAPAKKGLKRIVWDFRTSPFGPIDFTPFDESFAFSSPDQGYFALPGTYKVSLSKFEDGVYTELASAQTFKAMTLNTATLPATDKKALDDFSKKIAELSRVVAATDQYRGELVNKVRYLKQAIIETPKQSLDLSKALQDVEKRLNAVNRQLNGDASVARREFETTPSINGRIGYVIGSLWNTTAAPTQTQLNSYQIAAKQFTPVYNEIKAIATEVKRLEDILEKNGAPYTPGRMPEWKGL
- a CDS encoding bestrophin family protein, whose product is MLTNRIINPKMIIQFAWRLQAVCFVISGLVFVAHDFLGIKSIAIPFLPVATIGTAVAFYVGFKNNSAYDRLWEARRIWGSITNASRMWGAMVADVVASRADSPEEATAVKKELMYRHIAWLNMLRLQLRRKPVFHESWYVSSPKLQVVRDVFGDEKFEDQAAEVMTKFLNATEIKELERKPNVASALMKRQNEELIHLKNKGWLDEFEHSDMGKLVFEFYNQQGASERIKSFPFPRQYASFSTVFVFIFITLLPFSLIGELAKLNADINWMVIPFTMLIAWVFAVMEQIGDASENPFDNGINDIPMTAICRNIEIELREMLGEKELPARIEPVKGILM